The Streptomyces seoulensis genome contains a region encoding:
- a CDS encoding SCO6880 family protein, whose amino-acid sequence MSHPVTPRRTYLIGRARPNAIIGRNRESGEIALIVVGAFLGMMCGLLVPALPLRIALLSGFPMLAIAAVYVPYKRRTFYKWFEINRSYKRTVKRAAVYRSPVMESGIRLDGREVEIGPPPGIGRITWLAAPFGPDEIAVLLHADRKTVTAAIEIEGPGVGLRDSEDQEALVDRFGTLLKHVANGDGFVTRIQMLARTLPADPDAHAKDVVLRGDGRSPEWLQSSYDQLQSMVSTSSEQHRAYLVACMSYSRDLAAEAHAMARAARPQAGRKLDRDAGLAIVMARELTDICSRLQEADIRVRQPLGQGRLSSLIHSMYDPDHPIDHIQAMTQRNAWPAELNAMEPTYLQAKTRESTTRAPWCHATAWVKEWPMTPVGVNFLAPLLVHTPDVIRTVAVTMDLEPTEVAIERMLTEKTNDEAEASRAAKMNRTVDPRDVAANSRLDQRGEDLASGAAGVNLVGYITVSARSPEALNRDKRTIRASAGKSYLKLEWCDREHHRAFVNTLPFATGIRR is encoded by the coding sequence ATGTCCCATCCGGTCACGCCCCGCCGTACGTATCTCATCGGCCGCGCCCGGCCCAACGCGATCATCGGCCGCAACCGCGAGTCCGGCGAGATCGCCCTGATCGTCGTCGGCGCGTTCCTCGGCATGATGTGCGGCCTCCTCGTCCCCGCCCTCCCCCTGCGCATCGCGCTCCTGAGCGGCTTCCCGATGCTCGCGATCGCCGCGGTCTACGTGCCGTACAAGCGCCGCACCTTCTACAAGTGGTTCGAGATCAACCGCTCCTACAAGCGCACCGTCAAGCGCGCCGCCGTCTACCGCTCCCCCGTCATGGAGTCCGGCATCCGCCTCGACGGCCGCGAGGTCGAGATCGGCCCGCCCCCCGGCATCGGCCGCATCACCTGGCTCGCCGCCCCCTTCGGCCCCGACGAGATCGCCGTACTGCTGCACGCCGACCGCAAGACCGTCACCGCCGCCATCGAGATCGAGGGCCCCGGCGTCGGCCTGCGCGACTCCGAGGACCAGGAAGCCCTCGTCGACCGCTTCGGCACCCTCCTCAAGCACGTGGCCAACGGCGACGGCTTCGTCACCCGCATCCAGATGCTGGCCCGCACCCTGCCCGCCGACCCCGACGCCCACGCCAAGGACGTCGTACTGCGCGGCGACGGCCGCTCCCCCGAGTGGCTCCAGAGCTCCTACGACCAGCTCCAGTCCATGGTGTCCACCAGCAGCGAGCAGCACCGCGCCTACCTCGTGGCCTGCATGAGCTACAGCCGCGACCTGGCCGCCGAGGCCCACGCCATGGCCCGCGCCGCCCGCCCCCAGGCCGGCCGCAAGCTCGACCGCGACGCCGGACTCGCCATCGTCATGGCCCGCGAGCTCACCGACATCTGCTCCCGCCTGCAGGAAGCCGACATCCGGGTACGCCAGCCCCTCGGCCAGGGCCGCCTGTCCTCCCTGATCCACTCCATGTACGACCCGGACCACCCCATCGACCACATCCAGGCCATGACCCAGCGCAACGCCTGGCCGGCCGAGCTGAACGCCATGGAGCCCACCTACCTCCAGGCCAAGACCCGCGAGTCCACCACCCGCGCCCCCTGGTGCCACGCCACCGCCTGGGTGAAGGAGTGGCCGATGACCCCCGTCGGCGTCAACTTCCTCGCCCCCCTCCTCGTCCACACCCCGGACGTGATCCGCACCGTCGCCGTCACCATGGACCTCGAACCCACCGAGGTCGCCATCGAGCGCATGCTGACGGAGAAGACCAACGACGAGGCCGAGGCGTCCCGCGCCGCCAAGATGAACCGCACCGTCGACCCGCGCGACGTCGCCGCGAACTCCCGCCTCGACCAGCGCGGCGAGGACCTCGCCAGCGGCGCCGCCGGCGTCAACCTCGTCGGCTACATCACCGTCTCCGCCCGCTCCCCCGAGGCGCTCAACCGCGACAAGCGCACCATCCGCGCCTCGGCGGGCAAGTCGTACCTGAAGCTGGAGTGGTGCGACCGCGAGCACCACCGCGCGTTCGTGAACACCCTCCCGTTCGCCACCGGCATCCGAAGGTAG